The Coleofasciculaceae cyanobacterium genomic interval AGACCTCGGACGCACCGCAGCAGTTGGTGATTCTCTGGTAGAAGTTGAGCCTTTAGGTGAGTAACTTATAAAGCGGTTTCTTTAATACGTAGTTCAAATCAATAAGTAAGTATGAGCGATTTTTTTCAATTCGAGATGGACTTTGCTAGTTCTTTAAGATGTATTCCGATGCAAGTACGATATAAACTCGACCTCTGCGGCATAAAATTGAAGTTGCCTCAATGGAGTCAATTTTCTAGTGGCGATCGCCAAAAGCTTTTAAGCTTGCCTTGTCAAACTTCCGAACAAGTGCAGACCTATCGAAAAACCCTGCAAGAGCTTGTAAAAAAGACAACTGGTGAAATGGCGACTGATTTAACTGTCGAGTCCGCTCCTGACTGGGAAAATGATTTCAAAATTCCCGATTCAGTAAGCGAGAAATCAAGAGAGGCAGGATTTCCTCTTACTGTAAAGCGATGGACAAAGCTTACACGAATCCAAAGATTTGCCTTGATTAAACTTAGCCGATCTAGTCATGAGAATCGAAATTTTGTTCCTGCCCTTGAAGAGTTTCACTTGATTTAGCTTATGGGATGGATCTAAGTGTCGTAAAAAA includes:
- a CDS encoding nitrate reductase associated protein, producing the protein MSDFFQFEMDFASSLRCIPMQVRYKLDLCGIKLKLPQWSQFSSGDRQKLLSLPCQTSEQVQTYRKTLQELVKKTTGEMATDLTVESAPDWENDFKIPDSVSEKSREAGFPLTVKRWTKLTRIQRFALIKLSRSSHENRNFVPALEEFHLI